Proteins co-encoded in one Coregonus clupeaformis isolate EN_2021a chromosome 17, ASM2061545v1, whole genome shotgun sequence genomic window:
- the ago2 gene encoding protein argonaute-2 isoform X4, whose product MYSSGAAGAAEMLEPPHSSGSIGSDPPSPPVPEYVFKPPSRPDFGTMGRTIKLQANFFEMEIPKLEVYHYDIDIKPEKCPRRVNREIVEHMVQHFKTQIFGDRKPVYDGRKNLYTAMPLPIGREKVELEVTIPGEGKDRNFKVAIKWVSCVSLQALQEALSGRLPNIPFETIQALDVVMRHLPSMRYTPVGRSFFTPSEGCSNPLGGGREVWFGFHQSVRPSLWKMMLNIDVSATAFYKAQPVIEFMCEVLDFKSIEEQQKPLTDSQRVKFTKEIKGLKVEITHCGQMKRKYRVCNVTRRPASHQTFPLQQENGQTIECTVAQYFKDKYKLILRYPHLPCLQVGQEQKHTYLPLEVCNIVAGQRCIKKLTDNQTSTMIRATARSAPDRQEEISKLMRSANFNNDPYVREFGVMVRDEMTEVNGRVLQAPSILYGGRQNKAIATPIQGVWDMRNKQFHTGIEIKVWAIACFAPQRQCTELLLKAFTDQLRKISRDAGMPIQGQPCFCKYAQGADSVEPMFKHLKYTYQGLQLVVVILPGKTPVYAEVKRVGDTVLGMATQCVQVKNVQKTTPQTLSNLCLKINVKLGGVNNILLPQGRPLVFQQPVIFLGADVTHPPAGDGKKPSIAAVVGSMDAHPSRYCATVRVQQHRQDIIQDLATMVRELLIQFYKSTRFKPTRIIYYRDGISEGQFNQVRLEVLQHELLAIREACIKLEKDYQPGITFVVVQKRHHTRLFCMDRNERVGKSGNIPAGTTVDTKITHPSEFDFYLCSHAGIQGTSRPSHYHVLWDDNHFTSDELQVLTYQLCHTYVRCTRSVSIPAPAYYAHLVAFRARYHLVDKEHDSAEGSHTSGQSNGRDQQALAKAVQIHQDTLRTMYFA is encoded by the exons ATCCCCCGTCTCCCCCAGTGCCAGAGTATGTGTTCAAACCCCCCTCACGGCCAGACTTTGGCACCATGGGCAGGACAATCAAACTGCAGGCAAACTTCTTTGAGATGGAGATCCCCAAACTGGAGGTCTACCACTATGACATCGACATCAAGCCAGAGAAATGCCCCAGAAGGGTCAACCG TGAAATTGTGGAGCACATGGTACAGCACTTTAAAACGCAGATCTTTGGTGATCGAAAGCCAGTGTATGATGGGAGGAAGAATCTTTACACAGCCATGCCCTTACCCATAGGGAGGGAAAAG GTGGAGCTGGAGGTGACCATCCCAGGCGAGGGGAAGGACCGGAACTTCAAAGTGGCCATAAAGTGGGTGTCCTGCGTCAGCCTGCAAGCTCTTCAGGAAGCCCTGTCTGGACGACTGCCAAACATCCCCTTTGAGACCATCCAGGCCCTGGATGTAGTCATGAGACATTTGCCCTCTATGAG GTACACCCCCGTCGGACGTTCTTTCTTCACCCCTTCAGAGGGCTGCTCTAACCCCCTGGGTGGGGGCAGAGAGGTCTGGTTTGGGTTCCACCAATCGGTCAGGCCTTCCCTGTGGAAGATGATGCTAAACATTGACG TGTCGGCCACCGCGTTCTACAAGGCTCAGCCTGTGATTGAGTTCATGTGTGAGGTTTTGGATTTCAAAAGCATTGAAGAACAACAGAAGCCCTTAACCGACTCCCAGAGAGTAAAGTTTACCAAGGAAATCAAAG GTCTGAAGGTTGAGATCACTCACTGTGGTCAGATGAAAAGGAAGTACAGAGTGTGTAACGTGACCAGAAGACCAGCCAGCCACCAGAC GTTTCCACTGCAGCAGGAGAATGGCCAGACCATAGAATGCACGGTAGCGCAGTACTTCAAAGACAAATACAAACTCATACTGCGCTACCCCCACCTCCCCTGTCTACAGGTCGGACAGGAGCAGAAACACACCTACCTCCCCCTCGAG GTCTGTAACATAGTGGCTGGCCAGCGGTGCATCAAGAAGCTGACCGACAATCAGACGTCCACTATGATCCGTGCCACAGCCCGATCGGCACCCGACCGTCAGGAAGAGATCAGCAAACTG ATGAGAAGTGCCAACTTTAACAATGATCCTTACGTTCGTGAGTTTGGGGTGATGGTGAGGGATGAGATGACCGAGGTGAACGGTCGAGTCCTCCAGGCCCCATCTATCCTCTACGGAGGGCGG CAGAATAAAGCAATAGCAACTCCCATCCAGGGAGTGTGGGACATGAGGAACAAGCAGTTCCACACTGGCATTGAGATCAAGGTGTGGGCCATCGCCTGCTTTGCCCCACAGAGACAGTGCACTGAACTCCTCCTCAA GGCGTTCACAGACCAGCTGCGTAAGATCTCTCGCGACGCGGGGATGCCCATCCAGGGCCAACCCTGTTTCTGTAAGTACGCCCAGGGTGCGGACAGCGTGGAGCCCATGTTCAAACACCTCAAGTACACCTACCAGGGCTTGCAGCTGGTGGTGGTCATCCTGCCTGGGAAGACGCCTGTCTATG CTGAGGTGAAGCGTGTTGGTGACACGGTGCTGGGGATGGCCACCCAGTGTGTCCAGGTGAAGAATGTTCAGAAGACCACTccccagaccctctctaaccTCTGCCTGAAGATCAATGTCAAGCTGGGCGGGGTCAACAACATCCTCCTCCCACAGGGCAG GCCCCTGGTGTTCCAGCAGCCGGTCATCTTCCTGGGTGCTGACGTCACTCACCCTCCTGCTGGAGACGGGAAGAAACCCTCCATCGCTGCA GTGGTGGGGAGCATGGATGCCCACCCCAGCCGCTACTGTGCCACGGTGCGGGTGCAGCAGCATCGCCAGGACATCATCCAGGACCTGGCCACCATGGTCAGAGAGCTGCTCATCCAGTTCTACAAGTCCACCCGCTTCAAGCCCACCCGGATCATCTACTACCGCGACGGCATATCTGAGGGCCAGTTCAACCAGGTTAGACTTGAG GTGCTCCAACATGAGTTACTTGCAATCCGTGAGGCCTGCATCAAACTGGAGAAAGACTACCAGCCCGGTATCACCTTCGTGGTGGTGCAGAAGAGACACCACACTCGACTGTTCTGCATGGACAGAAACGAGAGG GTTGGTAAGAGTGGTAACATCCCTGCCGGCACCACAGTGGACACCAAAATCACTCACCCATCGGAGTTTGACTTCTACCTGTGTAGCCACGCTGGCATTCAG GGGACCAGCCGACCATCCCACTACCATGTGCTGTGGGACGACAACCATTTCACCTCAGACGAGCTGCAGGTGCTCACCTACCAGCTGTGCCACACCTACGTGCGCTGCACCCGCTCCGTCTCCATCCCAGCACCAGCCTACTACGCACACCTGGTGGCATTCCGTGCCCGCTACCACCTGGTGGACAAGGAGCACGACAG TGCGGAGGGCAGTCACACGTCGGGACAGAGCAACGGGCGCGACCAGCAGGCCTTGGCCAAGGCAGTTCAGATCCACCAGGACACACTGCGCACCATGTACTTCGCCTGA